cctaagctgctcagattcaggttttcaggtattccacaaaagcacagacttgGTTGaacctgcgttttgtgccttccccggtcggagcagctcaggcagccaggagcttgacaggtgcactctccctgggtgcaggGCGGCTTCTCCCCTCTACAGTCCCCACCTCAATTTCCGTGCACGCCCGTCGGGTGTGCCTTGTGTCCcttctgggaagctgatttctggctgcgaccctcctggcggatgtcgaccatccagaatctcaggaagtctttggttagaagctggaggcatgtttgcagtttggtagggggtgctgtctctggggccacatttgcccctttcccctcccccctgcctcctgccttcggtgggggatgggctggtccactgccagctagctcttctctggtatttgctcagtccttcgTTCTGGGAACCGGCGggtagtgcctaagtttagggcttttcccaacttaattctctctctcttgctatcccacagtttaagttgctatctcacgttagctccctccaattgccctcagggcattcaggcccggtcctcaCCCTAAGCactgccgcccgctcctctccgttctgcccccacttgctggtggcagatgcgagcgtctggggtacttttctgctgggagttgcttttaggcatgtaatctgtgggctttatttatttttcctcccagttaggttgccctctgagatttgaaaacttcccccagacccgccagtgagagggtttcctggtgtttggaaacttcctctattaagactcccttcccaggacgggtctccatccctaattctattgtctctctttttgtcttttatcttttgtcctacctcctttcaaagacaatgggctgcttttctgggtgtctgatgtcctctgctagcaatccgaagttgttttgtggagtttgctcagcgttcaaatgttctttcggtgaatttgtaggggagaaagtggtctccccatccttttcctccgccatcttagttCCCTCTCCTGATGTGCAGATTCTTCTGGATTTTTTCAGTGCATATACAAACATGTTCCCCCCCCCACACAAATTCACAAGTTTTATTTATAGATAGAACCTTTATTCACATACCATTTTGAAACATACTTTCCCCTGCTGTTTCTGCCTGTGTCTAATGGGATGCTTGCAACTCTCTGTGAGGTATTATCAGGTCCATTTTAGATGTGAAGAGTGAGGTTCAAATGGTTGATGTTCTGTGCCCAAGCTGGTGACTCACAGTGACTGCCCCCACTTGTCTGACACAGGCTTGCCTTCTGCCTGACTCTGGGTTGGGGCGGAAGGACCTGTGAAGATGGGACAGGAGGCAAGTGGGTCCTCTCTTTCCAACactggctgaggaatattccataaGTCAAGCTTGTGTGATTTGGCAGCTGAGATGCTTCTTGTTTGATGAAAGCCCTTTGACAATGACCCAGAACTTTCCTATTGATGAACAGAATGTCCCCACCTGTGGCTTCCTGCCACCTGTCCTGGCTGCTTTCCACTTGTACTGAAACCACACACTTCATCTCAGGACTTAGTGAAGCTCAGTTTCTTTTATCTTGGTGCAGAAGAATTCCATGAGaggcaaagtaaaagaaaaagagtgaatttATTAGCATAGGATGCTTGTGAGAGATACAAGTGGGCAGGCAGAAGGGCCTTAGAAGTGAGTAGGTTTTAgttttacaaatgaaagaaaagtggagaagatccccttcTTACTCATTTTTTGAGTAAATGTCAAGTTTTCATCATTAGTTCCTCCTACAAGTCTTGTGGGGGAGTTTTTGACCCTATATGGCCCAACCGGGAGTGTCATGGTGCTCTGTAAAAGAGCAGAAGGCTGGCAACGTAAAAAGAGCAGAAGAACTTGAACTCCTGCCAGGCTGTGTGCCCTGGAGACCAGAGGCTTCATAGTTCTGAGCTTCCTGATTTTGTGCCtagtatgttagtcgctcagtcgtgtctgactctttgtgaccccatggactgtagcccaccaggctcctctgtccatggaattctccaagcaagaatactggagtgggttgccattcccttttccaggagatcatcctgatacagggcttgaacccaggtctcccacattgtgggcagattctttaccatctgagccaccagggaagtccacctatGGATCATGTCCTTCTGGCCCACAAACAGTCCAGGAGATATTTCCCCTGCTTACCTGGCACCTGAACATTTATGCTCCTTCCTGCTCTACCCTGAGCTTGGAAGGGCAGGGGCAGCTGTAAACTTGAGATTCAGAGTCACCCTTTCCCACCCCCCAACTTGTTATCATGGCAGGTACTGAGTCCTGCAGATCCAATTTTCACACCATGGTACTCTGAGCTGATTTGCAGACCTCTCTCAGTAACACTCTAGCCCCTCTTACTCCAAAGTCTATTTGGGCAGCTGCCAGGTGTGGGATGGGGGAGATAAAGAGGCGGTGGGGATTGGCTGACTGGGCTGCCAAGCCCAGCCTCCCCTAGATCAGAGGTCAGGCCAGGGAGAGAGACCTTCTAGGAGGAGGGGACAGGAAATCGTGTGATAGCAAGCCACTCCTGACAGAAAGTGCTAGGTTGGGAGACAAgagctgggcagggggtgggtgggggtggtgccATAGCTAGGGGTGGGGAAGGCTGCCCTAGGCCATGGTCCCAGGTAATAAAGTGGCCTGGGAAATGAATAGATACCAGTGGGTAATCTGTGCAtatgtctttctgtctctctctctttgtctctctgtctttctctctgtctctcctctgaaTTTCTCTGGTTCTCCCTCTCCCAGCGCCTGTCTGCCTGTCTCCGAGCCCTTCTTGCCGGTCCCCAGcactccccatccctccccctctctcccttgctccTCTCCCTCTATCCGTCTCTGCCTCACAGCTCACCATCACTGCCTCTTCCTTCATCCTCAGGATTCACCCTCCACCCCATCTGACCACAGGATGCTGGAGCTGAGCCTGTCCTGGCTGGGACTTGGACCAGTGGCAGCCTCcccgtggctgctgctgctgctggtcggGGCCTCCTGGCTCCTGGCCCGCATCCTGGCCTGGACCTACACCTTCTATAACAACTGTCACCGCCTCCAATGTTTCCCGCAGCCCCCGAAACGCAACTGGCTCTTGGGTCACATGGGCCAGGTGAGTGTGAGCAGCAGGACAGGTCTGGGGGACCAGGGTGAATGGACTTCCTGAGGGTCATGAATAGGCCTCAGGGTTTGGGCTGGGGTCTAGGACAGCAGAGAAGCCAGGGAGCCCCCTCTTCCCTCTCACTCATTCCTCTGCTCTGCCATTGAGACTGTCCCCACATTCTGTCTTTCCAGACCTGCCTGCCTTGCACACTTATGCACCTCTGAGGCCAGGCTGCACAGAACCTGGTCCCTTGGCCTCTCCAGTCTCCATGGTGACCTTGAGACCTCCTCAAATGTGCTGTGCAGGGTCTGCTCTGCATGTGGCCACTTTCCTGTGTCTTTTCATTCTGGGTTACAGCTTCCTCCCAGGAAACAGCTAtcacctccccatccccacctatGGCGTAGAGTtacccaccccctcccctttcagggaccccttcctcttctcttactCCTCCCCTAACCAAGAGGTCCCACTGGTCCCCTCACCCCATCTGGATAAAGTTGGACaatcatttcctctttcagaagCCTTTTTAGGCCTTCCCTTCCTCCACACCTGCCCACCTTATGCCCCAGACCTTGAACTTTCATTGGCCTTTCTCATGATAATTGAACAGTGAATTGTTCAGTTACTTATTAACCATCTCCCAGTTTGATGATAGTTCTGGTGAGCAGACGCTACAGTGCCAAGTGCAGGGCTGGCATATACTGTAAGCATGCAAAATAAATTCTTAAGGACCTAGGTAATGAACTTTCCATCATCTCCCTCGGTCAAAGTCAAAATGAATGGGTATCCAGCACCTTCTACCTAGCAGTCCAGCTAAGAGGTGAACGCAACTTTTCTTTCCTGCCTGGGATGAGAACTACAACTTGGGGGAGGACTTACTGCAATTTTACTGTTCATTATGGCAACATTCAGAAGGGAAATAGATTCTAAAGCCTGCAGGGAAGATTTCCTGAGATTCTGGGTCTTGAAATGGTCTCGGCAAAGCCTGGGGGAAGTAGGAATGTTACAAAGTCACTGCGGTTCTGCCGTCCCCTCTAGCGGCTTGGTGGTGGGGTCTAGTCTTGGTCACTCTTCCTTTCTCTAGCCcctcttgctgtgtgacctcagataaGTGACTCTTACTCTCTGGACCAATCTCAAGTGCTTTGAGTGACTTATGTTCACTTGCCAAGAGCATCTGGGGGTATTTGTCAGACTTGAATGGGGTACCCAGATGGGGAAGACTCTGAGGGTTTCACCAGGAGACagccctcccttcttcccccttTGGGGAAAATGGCCTCTGTTCTTGCTGTGTAAATGGTATGCCCATAGGTTAGACAGGATGCAGAGCCCGGCCAGCAGAGATTAGAGCCGCTCTCCTGATGGATAAGCAGAGTTCATGTAAGGACAGCCCTTGCCGTAGATCAGGACTGGAAGGCCCTAGGTCTGCAGACCCTTCAGCATGCAAGGGACTGGAGGCTATGTAGATGGAACAGAATATGAAATGGAGAACAAACCCAGGGAGGAGTCCTGAGGCCACCCTGCTGTCCACAAACCTCCCCAGTGGGCATCTCCTTCTGTGGCCACCCCATGGGGCTGAAATCACTCCCAGGACAAGAAAAACTTGCTTTCTCAAGCCAAGGTCAGCCTCCTTGTGGGCAGAGAGCCTGTCTTTTTCCTGTGCTCTGGGGTATATCCTTGGGACTTGGAGATGCTCCAGGACCCTCTCTCCctcagagggaaggaggaagcagaagtTCCCTCCCTCTGTGCAGAATCCCGCACACTGTccactgcggtggcttctttgGAGAGTGATGGCACTTACCTTGGTTGCAGTATCCCTCCACGGAGAAAGGCATGCAGGACTTCACCCAGCTGGTAGCCAACTATCCCCAGGGATTTAGGATCTGCCTTGGCCCTGCCATTCCCATCATCATTTTCTGCCACCCTGACATGATCCGGACCGTCGCCAATGCCTCAGGTACCCATGCAGAGCTTGTGCTGGTGGGTGCCATGACACCCCTCTGGGCTTCCAGCTCCTCCCCGCCAAGCTTCCATGTGGCCCCTACCGACCCCACtccacctcccctcctctctctcagctgtctttctctttccttcaaatATTCACCAATACCGTTCTCGctgcctcttccctcctcccaagGCTGTCTCTACCCCACCCTGGTGTTCTGGGTGAAGGACACCCTTAGTCTTGAGGTCACATATCCAGTGTGGTAGGTCAGGACCTGGCCAGAGGAAGATGTTGGGCTGTGACAACCCAGAGAAGCAAGGCTGTCTGCTGGGGCAtgctggaaggcttcctggagaaggagttTCTGGAACTGGGTCTGGAGTGATGAGCAGAAATTTTTTCAAGCAGAGCGTAGAGGGATGTAGTAAGCATCCATGGCTTCCCAGACCCCTTTCCAAGTCTGGCCCCATCCCATCCATCCCCTGTCTGAAAGCAACAAAGGCTTCTAGCTGGTGTAGGAcctgggttgctatttccatgACGTCTACCTCCCTGAAGGGTCGGTTTCTTTGATCCAATCCTGGGGCTTGACCACTTCCAGTCCAGTGACCTCCTTCTCCAGTCCCCAGGAATCTTCCTGAGGAGACTCTGCCACACGCTGGCTCCCTTCCTTTGtcctctgcccctcccacccTGAGACAGTTCAGGCAAACAAGGGGAACAGGCAGTGTGTTGCAGAAGCCTTGGAGCTGACACCAGAATGCTGGGTGAACCTGGGAAGTTCCCTGGCTGTCTCTGGCTGCTGAAGTTATCTTTCATTGTTAGCAGTGGAAACAAAACCACCCTATTTGCCAAGAAATTAATGGATTTTGAAGTCATCCTCCTTGAGGGTGTATGCAGGCCTATCTGGGCTCCAGATATTAAATAATGTCATCAGACATCTGTCTTCATCATTTAGTTCCGAGTTCATCTGTGATGGCTTCCCTCTCATCCTTGTTAAGATGAAGCCCAGAAGCTCAATCCCCACAGAAAAGTCAGCTCATTCACAACATTTGTAGgaaaatgacaggatttcctttaattttccttGCCAGATTCATAGGACAAATTTCTGCATCTGCAAGCCTCTGAGTGCCTAGTCTTGGAGGCAAAGGGTCCTCTGAGCTATTGTTGTGGCGTTCAGAGCAGTTTAATGGCTAAGAACTCAAGCTCTGTGTTTGGACAGACTTGGACTTCCACCTCAGGCTTACTGTCTGTGAGAATGTCAGCAAATTACTTTATTATGTAGAGCCAGAGTTTCTTCACCTGGAATATGGGGATGGAAGAGAAGTTGCATGAAAATGGTGTTTGGGGTCCaaacagggaagtccccattctaTCATGTATCCTtgcgtgtgtgctgagtcacttcagtcgtgtccaactctgtgtgaccccatggactgtagcccaccaggctgctctgtctgtgggattctccaggcaagagtactggagtggggtgccttgccctcctccaggggatcttcttgacccagggatcgaacccctatctcttacatctcctgcattggcaggcaggttctttaccattagcaccacctgggaagcctattctGTACCCAAGAGATCCCAGTTCATAAACGGTGTGGAAGGGACCCTGGGAAGAGACTGAGAACAGAGGAGCGGCTGCTAGAGGTGATCCATGGGTGCAGGTGTCAATCACTGCTTGCCACTCCTTGCCTCTGGCAGCCTAGAAGAGTGTGAATTGGGTCCTATTTTTTCCTCTCCAGATTCAGAGCTCAGAGGAAGGTCTCCTGTACACACAGGGCTTGACCAGCACCTATGGGGATGTGTACTGCTAGTGGGTTGGCTCCTGGAATGCCATCATCCACATCTTCCACCCCACCTGCATCAAACCTGTGCTCTTTGCTCCAGGTAGACACCTCCCTGGCCACAGCTTGCTGGTTGCCATGGCCAGAGTGTTGCTTTCAGCTGTGTGGGTGACCAGGGTGCAGGCAGAGGGGGGTGTGGCAGAGATACCAATGCCTCCTTCTCACCTGGACCCCTCATTGGCCCAGCCTCCAGACATGCCTACTCACGCCTAGGGCATGTCTGTGTGATGTGGGCTGCATGGCCACGTCTGGTCAGGTTTGTTTCTACCTGAACTCTGGTTACAGCTGGCATATGTTAACCTGGTGACACCTGATATATGTTTACACCTGAGCTCAGAGATTCATGTCTGAGGCTCAGCTGTGGCCAAAGATATCTGAGGCATGTTAGGGCCTGACTGGTTCTTCTCTGAGATTGTCTGATTCTCCTCCTGGTCATGTTTGGGCCACATTTGGGGTCTGTCTGAGGCCTGGGGTTCAGGGTCCCTCTGAGACACGCCTGAGACCTTATGTGAGTCTTGTCTGATGCAGGTTTTAGGGTACGCTTGGGTCACCTGGATCAGGTCTGGTTCAGGTCATCGGTGTGTTAAGTCCTGTCTGGAGCCTGCCTGGGGCACACTGAGGTCAGGTCAGATGTCTTCAGGTCCACGGCAGAGCTGTTGTGTCATATCAGGCTGTGCCATTCATGTTGGGGCCATGTCAGGACATATTAACACATGGGGCCATGTCAGACGTCTCCGGAGAGGTCAGTGCTGGGGCAGATGTGGTGTCCTTGGTCCCCATAATGGTGTTTTGTAGAGTGCTGGGCTATGCTTGTGTCTTCATAACATGTTGGACCATGTAGGAGCCAGGTAAAGGAATGTTGGGGCATGTTGTATCATGTTGGAGTGTGTCTAATCACACAGAGTTGTGTCTATGGACTCTGCTTTGCTCTTCTCTGTACTGCAGCTTGGCCTGGTCCCTGCCTCCCGTCACCTCTCCACCTAGCTTCTGGCTTCCTATGCTCTGGATCCCATTCCTGCTACGCAGGGCTCAGAGCAGGAATGCTGGGATTCCTGGCTGGGATCCTCTATCTGACACAAAagaccctcccctctccctctccctggcccCTGATGGTTCTTATTTATGGCAGCTGTCGCTGCACCCAAGGATGTGATCTTCTATGACTTCCTGAAGCCCTGGCTGGGTGAGTAACTGTTTGCGAAGGGGGTTGGGGATGACACTGGGGACCCAGGGGAAAGTTCTGCCCTTTGCTCACTCCCTGTGGCTGTCTCTGCTAGGGGATGGGCTCCTGCTGAGTGCTGGTGACAAGTGGAGCAGGCACCGTCGCATGCTGACGCCTGCCTTCCACTTCAACATTCTGAAGCCCTATATGAAGATTTTCaccaaaagcacagacatcatGCATGTGAGTCTCTTGAACCCAGGGTCCCAGCTGGAGTCTTGGGGACTCAGAGACATCGTTTTGGAGTTCTGGCTCTTCTGGCAGCTTGAGtccattgttctttctttctgagcctcagtttcttcagcttTTAAAATGAGTATGTTGTGATTCCTGCTTTGCAGGGGGTTGAGACGACATATGGAGCCATGTCTCTGGCTCATAGTAAGTTTTAGTTTCTCTGTTTCCATTAGGGAAGCCTTGAAATCTTGAGACACCTTTGGTGATAATGATGCATACTGTGTAGTGGTTATTCCTGAGTAACACTTTGAAACAATAAGAGTTTAGTATTGACAACAGGACTGTGAGTCAGTTGGCTGGTCCTTATGGAGGTGGATGGGGCCGCCCATGTATCTGTGATCAGCTGTGGGTCAGATAGGAAGCTTTGCTGAGCTGAAGTTCTGTGCTCTGTCACATTGGGGACTTGGCTGACTGCAGTTTGATCTAGGATGACCTCATCTGGGGCAAATGGACTTCGTTTCATGTGACTGTCTTCCTTTAGAAGGTATCTGAGGCTTGTTCACATGACAGAAGCAGGGTTCCATCAGATTGAGGGGAACTGCAATGTCCCTTGGGATCGAGGTTTGGGATGAGCATCTCATCATTTTCAGCATGGTCTACTGGCCAAAGCAAGTCCAGGAGCAGGTCATAAATGAAAGATGGTGAAATAGGCTCCATCTCATAATAGAAGCTTCTGAAAATTTACATTGCAAAGGCTTGGGATATAATCATAGGGAAATGAAGGATCAGAAGGGAAGCACCTGGGATTTTTCATACATACAAGCTTCAAGTGAGCTTGCCTCTGTTTCATCGGTTCTGTCAGAATACATGAGAtcctgggtcagagacaaaggacaGTTTCTTACTCTTGGTGCAGCAAACAGCATGCACTTCCAGTTGGTTGTGTTGTCCCTCCATGTCACCAAATCccatgcagaggacacaggtggACTTCGATTGGTGCCTGCCCATGTAGCATGTTGTATTACTGGGGGTAGGAGTATAAGTTTAGGGACTCTATGACTTTTATAGAATTAGAAGCAAGCTTGATATTTGTCCATGGGGAGACATAACCTCACCCCTCAAGGTTGTTGCCTATAAATACAACTCTGCAAAATGGTTAAGGTAAAGAATGTAGTcgtcttacatttttttttttttttttttgcatacccAACATTAAAGGGCAGGGGCACTCAGGGCTCATGTAAGACTACTTCTCTCAACATAGGGGACATTTTCCTaatcaatttataaaaataaacaggaagaaaGCTAACATTTTTTgtgcacctgctgctgctgctgctaagttgcttcagtcgtgtctgactctgtgtgaccccatagatggcagcccaccaggcttctcgtccctgggattctccagacaagaacactggagtggttgccatttccttctccatgatgtGCACCTACTTTATGCATTAATGTTACCACTGGATACAAAGATGGAGGAAGCAGAGGCAGGATTTAaaaaacccagatctcctgactCCTGGCCATGGGGACTTCATGTCCTAACAGTAATAACTTTCGCTCTCACCCAAGCCTGGTTCTTCCTGGAGAGGGGAGCCCAGGCCCAGGATGCAGGATCTGGGGGAGTCCATTCAACTGGTTCAGACTGAGGAGAGGCTCAGAGGAACCAGTTTTCAGCCCTCATCCTGTCCCCTTCTCTGTCCAGGCCAAGTGGCAGCGTCTGATCAAAGAGGGCCACACCCATCTGGACATGTTTGAACACATCAGTCTCATGACCCTGGACAGTCTGCAGAAATGCGTCTTCAGTTACGACAGCAATTGCCAAGAGTGAGTCTTGGCCAAGGGCCTGGGAACATGAGGCATAGACCCAAAGGAGTAGATGAGGGAGGAAAGACTGCCTTGGACAATCAGAAGggacttcctggagaaggtgggTCAGAGCTGGACACTGAACaacaggaagggaaaagagaaggaggCATCCTTTTAGGTAAGTATAATTGCTTGATAAAAACTAGCAGGCTAAAATGAGCAAAGTGTGTGCAATAGTGAGGAAACACCTTGGAAATAAGTTTGGAGGAGTGGGCAGGGTTATATCTTAAGACCTTCTGAAACCAAACAAAAAGGATACGAACTTTATTCTGAGGTTTCCAGAGAGCCAAGGAAGATGTTTGAGCACATGAGGGTCATGGTCAAAGTTGAGCTTGGAAGATATCCAAGAGATAACTTATCAGATGACTCAAGACCAACTGTGATAGGCACAACACCATTCAACTGTGTTGATGCTGGAAGTAAGGAGAGTAGGGAAGATGTTATCCCCATTGTTCAGCTGGGAGAGGATAAGGTCTGAGCCGAGTGGACAGTATGGGGAAGGAAACTGggtgagagagaaaggagagaagcctGATGTCTAAGCTGTGCTCTGGGTGCCTGGGGCATGGAGGCAGCTCACGGAGATGGGATGTGGGTTAAGAAGAGTCTGAAGAGTCACATCTCCTGGCTCATCCCCACACTGTATCTGTGAGCCATCTGTTCTTGGAGCCTCAGTTCCTGAATGGAGGTAGCCCCTGGCTTCTGGGCTTCAAGTGTTTTAAGTGGTGGCTTCCCTTCATGCTCTCATCCTTCAGGAAGCCCAGTGAATACATCACCGCCATCTTAGAGCTCAGCGCGCTTGTGGCAAAGCGGAACCAGCAGCTCTTCCTACACATGGACTTCCTGTACTATCTCACCCAGGATGGGCGGCGCTTCCGCAGGGCCTGCCGCCTGGTGCACGACTTCACAGATGCAGTCGTTCAGGAGCGGCGCCGCACCCTTCCCAGTGAGGGTATTGATGACTTCCTCAAGGCCAAGGCGAAGACCAAGACTTTGGACTTCATCGATGTGCTTCTGTTGACCAAGGTGTGTTCCTCTGGGATCTGAGTTTAAGACGTAGAAGGGACTTTGATCTGATCAGAGAACTTAAAGGTGCTTGAGGACGTGAAGTATGGGTCAGAGAAAAGTTTTAGAGATGATTGTGTGGAATACTGTCTGCAGGGACTGCTAACTCTGAAACTGTCAAGGGCCTGAGATTTTAGTCTACTTGCAAGTTGATAAGTTAgtctctgtctgtgtgtgttgtatgtatgCAGAATCTTGGATCAGAACAGAGCATTAATTTCAGTAGTCAGAGTAGAACTTGGCTCTGCTTCTCCATTTGCAAATTCCTTTGAGAGCACAATGATGCTTTTACCTGTACACGCAGCCATGCTAGCATCACAGCAGAATTACctccagattttaaaatttggaacCCATATAGGACAGCTAATACTTCTACCCCTTCTTCCCTAATGTGAGTAGGAAAAGGTATATGGATAGGCATaggaagacagagagggagagggagagaggagagaagaaaagagagagattgtTTGGAGCTTAAATAAATCATCTTTGGTGAGAAAGCAGTCTATGATTCTATAGGTTTGATACCCATTCCCTATCTCCAGGATAAAAAGATCTTTGTATTTACTCACCAAGCCTGTGAGCAGATGTCTTTGGGGACAATGCTGAATCTCTAGCTTCCAAAACAAGTTGCTAGTTGTTCATCCTGTAACCCAGGTGgacaataacttttttttctctaaaatcccTCATCatgtcaaaacataaaaatactaaTGGATCAT
This genomic window from Cervus canadensis isolate Bull #8, Minnesota chromosome 4, ASM1932006v1, whole genome shotgun sequence contains:
- the LOC122440655 gene encoding cytochrome P450 4F2-like, coding for MLELSLSWLGLGPVAASPWLLLLLVGASWLLARILAWTYTFYNNCHRLQCFPQPPKRNWLLGHMGQYPSTEKGMQDFTQLVANYPQGFRICLGPAIPIIIFCHPDMIRTVANASAVAAPKDVIFYDFLKPWLGDGLLLSAGDKWSRHRRMLTPAFHFNILKPYMKIFTKSTDIMHAKWQRLIKEGHTHLDMFEHISLMTLDSLQKCVFSYDSNCQEKPSEYITAILELSALVAKRNQQLFLHMDFLYYLTQDGRRFRRACRLVHDFTDAVVQERRRTLPSEGIDDFLKAKAKTKTLDFIDVLLLTKDEDGKGLSDEDIRAEADTFMFEGHDTTASGLSWVLYNLAKHPEYQERCRQEVQELLRDREPKEIEWDDLAQLPFLTMCIKESLRLHPPVTIISRRYTQDTLLPDGRVIPKGVICLIDIFGTHHNPSVWPDPEVYDPFRFEPENIKGRSPLAFIPFSVGPRNCIGQTFAMTEMKVVLALTLLRFRVLPGDEPRRKPELILRAEGGLWLRVEPLSAGQQ